Proteins found in one Chengkuizengella sediminis genomic segment:
- a CDS encoding putative holin-like toxin yields MTVFQAISLMLSSGLLIIALLSVKNMK; encoded by the coding sequence ATGACAGTATTCCAGGCTATTTCTCTAATGTTATCTTCGGGGTTATTAATTATAGCTTTATTGTCTGTTAAGAACATGAAATAG
- the ftsE gene encoding cell division ATP-binding protein FtsE: protein MIEMQGVFKKYPDGNEALRGINLKVDQNEFVYIVGPSGAGKSTFMKLIYREEKPTKGQIVVNGFNIGKLKQRKIPYVRRNIGVVFQDFRLLPKLTVAENVAFAMEVIEEPKKFIKKRTNEVLSLVRLKGKANAYPSQLSGGEQQRVAIARAIVNNPSLIIADEPTGNLDPETSLGIMELLEEINFRGTTIIMATHNKDIVNKMRKRVIAIEDGVVVRDQERGEYGYET from the coding sequence GTGATAGAAATGCAGGGTGTTTTTAAAAAATATCCAGATGGTAATGAAGCGTTAAGAGGAATTAACTTAAAAGTTGATCAAAATGAATTTGTATACATAGTAGGCCCATCAGGTGCTGGTAAATCCACGTTTATGAAACTCATATATAGAGAAGAAAAACCTACCAAAGGACAAATTGTCGTAAACGGCTTTAATATAGGGAAGTTAAAACAACGAAAAATCCCATACGTGAGAAGAAACATAGGTGTTGTATTCCAAGATTTCCGCTTACTCCCGAAACTGACAGTTGCAGAAAATGTCGCTTTTGCAATGGAAGTCATAGAAGAACCGAAAAAATTCATCAAAAAAAGAACAAATGAAGTATTAAGTTTAGTTCGATTAAAAGGGAAAGCAAACGCCTATCCTTCCCAGTTATCAGGGGGGGAACAGCAAAGAGTAGCGATTGCTAGAGCTATTGTAAACAACCCTTCTCTTATTATTGCAGACGAACCTACAGGGAACTTAGATCCAGAAACCTCTTTGGGAATTATGGAGTTACTAGAGGAAATTAATTTTAGGGGAACAACGATCATCATGGCTACGCATAACAAAGATATCGTAAATAAAATGAGAAAAAGAGTCATAGCCATCGAAGACGGAGTCGTTGTACGTGACCAAGAACGAGGTGAATACGGTTATGAAACTTAG
- the uvrB gene encoding excinuclease ABC subunit UvrB, whose amino-acid sequence MSDMVQSDKKFELISEYSPQGDQPQAIEQLVEGIEAGKKHQTLLGATGTGKTFTIAQTIAKLNRPTLVIAHNKTLAAQLCSEFKEFFPNNSVDYFVSYYDYYQPEAYMPASDTYIEKDSSINDEIDQLRHSATSSLFERRDVIIVASVSCIYGLGSPKEYRNLVLDLKVGMEQSRDKILHRLVDIQYQRNDINFIRGTFRVRGDVVEIFPASGIEQAIRIEMFGDEIERITEIDVLTGEIMGEREHVAIFPASHFVTHEDTMKVALKNIEQELEEQLKNFRDQGKLLEAQRLEQRTRYDIEMMAEMGFCSGIENYSGPLTFRERGATPYTLFDYFPKDMLIVVDESHVTLPQVRGMYNGDRARKNMLVDHGFRLPSALDNRPLRFEEFEKKINQIIHVSATPGPYELEHTPDMVQQIIRPTGLIDPKIEVRPTKGQVDDLINEIQERIEKQERVLVTTLTKKMSEDLTDYLKEIGIKVRYLHSDIKTLERMQIIRDLRLGTFDVLIGINLLREGLDLPEVSLVTILDADKEGFLRSERSLIQTIGRAARNVDGSVIMYGDKITDSMDKAIKETERRREIQLAYNEKHGITPKTIRKKIRDVIETSKVAEQKADYITDKQASKMSKKDRKTLIERLESDMKEAAKNLQFERAAELRDAVLELKAQD is encoded by the coding sequence ATGAGTGATATGGTTCAAAGTGATAAAAAGTTTGAGCTGATTTCCGAATATTCTCCACAAGGTGATCAACCACAAGCGATTGAACAGCTGGTTGAAGGAATTGAAGCAGGAAAGAAACACCAAACATTATTAGGAGCAACGGGTACAGGTAAAACGTTTACGATTGCCCAAACGATTGCAAAATTAAATCGCCCCACACTTGTCATTGCACATAATAAGACACTTGCAGCCCAACTGTGCAGCGAGTTTAAAGAGTTTTTTCCTAACAACTCTGTTGATTATTTTGTGAGTTATTATGATTATTATCAACCTGAAGCGTATATGCCAGCTTCAGATACGTATATAGAAAAAGATTCGAGCATTAACGATGAAATAGATCAGCTTCGACATTCAGCTACAAGTTCCCTATTTGAACGAAGGGATGTCATCATAGTAGCGAGTGTATCCTGTATTTACGGACTAGGTTCTCCAAAGGAATATCGTAATTTAGTATTGGATTTAAAAGTTGGCATGGAACAGTCTAGAGATAAGATTTTACATCGATTAGTAGACATCCAGTATCAAAGGAATGATATCAACTTCATTCGAGGCACTTTTCGTGTGCGTGGAGATGTGGTAGAAATATTCCCTGCATCTGGGATTGAACAAGCGATTCGGATCGAAATGTTCGGAGATGAGATTGAAAGAATAACGGAAATTGATGTATTAACAGGTGAAATAATGGGGGAAAGAGAGCATGTTGCTATATTCCCAGCCTCTCACTTTGTGACACATGAAGATACAATGAAAGTGGCACTAAAAAATATTGAGCAAGAGTTAGAGGAACAATTAAAGAATTTTCGTGATCAAGGAAAGTTATTAGAAGCTCAACGTTTAGAACAACGAACAAGATATGATATCGAAATGATGGCAGAAATGGGTTTCTGTTCTGGAATCGAAAACTATTCTGGTCCACTTACCTTTAGAGAAAGAGGAGCTACTCCCTATACTCTTTTTGATTATTTTCCTAAGGATATGTTAATTGTTGTAGATGAGTCCCATGTTACCCTGCCACAAGTACGTGGAATGTATAATGGAGATAGAGCTAGGAAAAACATGTTAGTAGATCACGGTTTTCGTCTTCCATCGGCTTTGGATAACCGTCCTTTAAGATTTGAGGAATTTGAAAAAAAGATTAATCAGATCATTCATGTTTCAGCAACACCAGGTCCTTATGAGCTGGAGCATACACCGGATATGGTACAACAAATTATACGCCCAACAGGGTTGATTGATCCAAAAATTGAAGTTCGACCCACAAAAGGTCAGGTGGATGACCTCATTAATGAAATACAAGAACGTATAGAAAAGCAAGAACGGGTTCTAGTTACAACGTTAACAAAGAAGATGTCTGAGGATTTAACGGACTATTTAAAAGAAATCGGAATTAAAGTAAGGTATTTGCATTCCGATATTAAAACATTAGAACGGATGCAAATCATTAGAGATTTACGATTAGGCACCTTTGATGTTTTAATAGGAATTAACTTGTTAAGGGAAGGTCTCGATTTACCAGAAGTCTCATTAGTGACGATTTTGGATGCTGACAAGGAAGGTTTCTTAAGATCAGAACGCTCGCTTATTCAGACGATTGGTAGAGCGGCACGGAATGTGGATGGATCGGTGATTATGTATGGAGATAAAATCACAGATTCAATGGATAAAGCCATAAAAGAAACAGAGCGAAGACGTGAAATTCAATTAGCTTATAATGAAAAACATGGTATAACGCCAAAAACGATACGTAAAAAGATCAGAGATGTCATTGAAACGAGTAAAGTTGCAGAACAAAAAGCAGATTATATTACAGATAAACAAGCAAGTAAGATGTCCAAAAAAGATCGTAAGACATTAATTGAACGTTTGGAGTCAGACATGAAAGAAGCTGCAAAAAACTTGCAGTTTGAAAGAGCAGCGGAACTTCGCGATGCCGTATTAGAATTAAAAGCACAGGATTGA
- a CDS encoding murein hydrolase activator EnvC family protein, whose amino-acid sequence MKKSLVVMISFLFIFSSIILPEQGQADNSAEIKAINAQLKELQAKEAQAKANRQAALNQINNLNSQIANTEQDIQEIELQIATKNKEVEVLEGTIAQTKEELEAAKLELDNAIQRVEDRNELLKSRLHIMYTNGSVSYLDVLLSSTSFTDFLDRFQALNSILNKDKELLEARKHDQAVIEKAKGEVETRIVALNDNLDQLEQLRSELYTQEKEKAVAITSYKGQIEIHEEISKEEEEAMTNMIAERSKLLAKKASLTYDGKFGYPLPTDRQYRVTSYYGTRTDPFTGRTSSHTGVDVAAPGGTNILASAGGVVIVAEYMSSYGNAVVIEHGDGIKTLYAHMRQINVSVGQNVNRGAKIGEVGTTGRSTGNHLHFEVRKWDSRVDPNKYVKFY is encoded by the coding sequence TTGAAGAAGAGTCTAGTAGTAATGATATCATTTTTATTTATTTTTTCCTCAATAATATTGCCAGAGCAAGGACAAGCGGATAATTCAGCTGAAATAAAAGCAATAAATGCTCAATTGAAAGAGTTACAAGCTAAAGAAGCTCAAGCTAAAGCGAATAGGCAAGCAGCACTAAATCAGATAAATAATTTAAATAGTCAAATTGCAAATACAGAACAAGATATACAGGAAATTGAACTTCAAATAGCCACTAAAAATAAAGAAGTAGAAGTACTTGAGGGTACGATTGCTCAAACAAAAGAGGAACTTGAAGCAGCTAAGCTTGAGCTTGATAATGCAATACAACGAGTAGAAGATCGAAATGAATTATTGAAATCTAGACTTCATATTATGTACACAAACGGTTCCGTCTCCTATTTGGATGTATTATTAAGCTCTACTAGTTTTACAGATTTCTTAGATCGTTTTCAAGCTCTAAACTCTATACTAAATAAAGATAAAGAACTATTAGAAGCACGTAAACATGATCAAGCGGTTATTGAAAAAGCGAAAGGAGAAGTAGAAACTAGAATAGTAGCACTAAATGATAACCTTGATCAATTAGAACAATTACGATCGGAATTGTATACTCAGGAAAAAGAAAAAGCAGTTGCAATTACTAGTTATAAAGGTCAAATAGAGATCCATGAAGAGATTTCCAAAGAAGAAGAAGAAGCAATGACTAATATGATAGCGGAAAGATCTAAGTTATTAGCCAAAAAAGCAAGTTTGACTTACGATGGAAAGTTTGGGTATCCACTTCCAACGGATAGACAATATCGTGTGACCTCCTATTATGGAACAAGAACGGATCCGTTTACGGGTAGAACTTCAAGTCATACAGGAGTGGATGTTGCAGCACCTGGTGGAACTAACATTTTAGCATCTGCTGGTGGTGTCGTGATTGTGGCAGAATATATGAGTTCCTACGGGAATGCTGTGGTTATAGAACACGGGGATGGTATAAAAACCTTATATGCACATATGCGTCAGATTAATGTTTCAGTGGGACAAAATGTAAACCGTGGAGCTAAAATAGGTGAAGTAGGAACAACGGGTAGGTCTACAGGGAACCATTTACATTTTGAAGTGCGTAAGTGGGATTCTCGTGTAGATCCTAATAAATACGTTAAATTCTACTAA
- a CDS encoding PDZ domain-containing protein, producing MELFIQISMGFVEALKLLLIQPFYYIGILFVIFQYRRQIYLERKLFHTKLHSLMNETWRTIGWGIVGGFVCSLFIIFLGISISFDVLILIWVISLILILFRVRFLCFSYSVGILGILHVLVVSFPFFESLQSTWFLKTLIDVNVPSLLSLVAILHLLEAFLYYMNGTKSSTPLFLKGKRGKIVGGYHFQGFWPVPLFLLVPTTSTGIVLPWNPILSNDIFTSGWMMIAFPVVIGFSEMTRVKLPTHKVKWSAKWLTIYSVTLLGLAFVSHFWSIFTFSAVLLCILFHEGIVYYSKKQEFNQVPIYVHDQRGLFILGILPNSSAEKMGIEVGEIIHKVNGLEVHTKEELHQAIRMNPAYCKLEILNLEGESKFVKGALFSGEHHHLGLILAPDEQAMYYLELNEKPIWAYIKMKLSGIFRVDPSSNKNIEI from the coding sequence ATGGAATTATTTATTCAGATTTCGATGGGATTTGTAGAGGCTTTAAAGCTGTTACTCATTCAACCTTTTTATTACATAGGGATTTTATTTGTAATCTTTCAATATCGTAGGCAAATTTACTTGGAAAGGAAATTATTCCATACTAAATTGCATTCACTTATGAATGAAACATGGAGAACCATTGGCTGGGGGATTGTAGGGGGTTTTGTATGTTCATTATTCATAATATTTTTAGGGATAAGTATTTCATTTGATGTATTGATTCTTATTTGGGTTATTTCATTGATTTTGATACTGTTTCGAGTTCGATTTTTATGTTTTTCATATTCTGTTGGTATCTTAGGCATATTACATGTACTCGTGGTTTCATTTCCTTTTTTCGAATCACTTCAATCCACTTGGTTTTTAAAAACATTAATAGATGTTAATGTACCTTCATTACTTAGTTTAGTAGCCATTTTACATTTATTAGAAGCCTTTTTATATTATATGAATGGAACAAAATCCTCTACACCATTGTTTCTTAAAGGGAAACGTGGAAAAATAGTAGGGGGGTATCATTTTCAGGGATTTTGGCCTGTGCCATTGTTTTTATTAGTTCCGACAACTTCCACTGGCATTGTGCTGCCTTGGAATCCAATATTAAGTAATGACATTTTCACAAGTGGTTGGATGATGATCGCATTTCCAGTTGTGATCGGATTTTCTGAAATGACAAGAGTGAAGCTACCTACGCACAAGGTGAAATGGAGTGCAAAGTGGCTCACTATTTATAGTGTAACATTATTGGGATTGGCATTTGTTTCTCATTTTTGGTCTATCTTCACTTTCTCTGCCGTTTTATTATGTATATTGTTTCATGAGGGCATCGTATATTACAGTAAAAAACAAGAATTTAATCAAGTTCCAATTTATGTACATGACCAACGAGGTTTGTTTATTTTGGGTATTTTACCAAATAGCTCTGCTGAAAAAATGGGCATAGAAGTTGGAGAAATTATTCATAAAGTGAACGGTTTGGAAGTGCACACGAAAGAAGAGTTGCATCAGGCTATTCGTATGAACCCAGCTTATTGTAAGTTAGAGATATTGAACCTTGAAGGTGAGAGCAAGTTTGTAAAGGGTGCTCTATTTTCGGGAGAACATCACCATTTAGGTTTAATCTTGGCCCCAGATGAACAAGCGATGTATTATTTAGAGTTAAATGAAAAGCCGATATGGGCTTATATAAAAATGAAACTGTCAGGTATTTTTCGAGTGGATCCATCATCTAATAAAAATATAGAAATTTAA
- a CDS encoding permease-like cell division protein FtsX, with the protein MKLSTIGRHFREGFKNVSRNAWMSFASISSIAIPLFILGVFLLLTSNVNQFLGDIESQVEVKVFLNTEIPEEEILSIKNNIAGIEEIKRVTHITKEQGIAELREKIGDPLEGYDGEDNPLPDSFVVEVYNSREVKTAAEKIEKLYEGEFITIERAVSEGVAQTEEENTTDGQSTPEGQTSTENTTDEQGIQEDQLVEEIQIPVIESVKYGQGYVENLHKITSTIRNIGFIIVIGLVFTAMFLIANTIKLTIMARSNEIGIMKLVGATNQFIRWPFFVEGAVIGFIGSFIPSAVLYFGYAELVERSQLQLGILGMEMIPQNEATPNILLALFVIGVVIGVFGSVLSVRKHLKV; encoded by the coding sequence ATGAAACTTAGCACAATCGGTCGTCACTTTCGTGAAGGGTTCAAAAATGTCAGTCGCAACGCATGGATGTCTTTTGCTTCTATAAGTTCTATAGCCATTCCTCTTTTTATACTAGGTGTGTTTTTACTTCTAACTTCTAATGTAAATCAATTTTTAGGTGATATAGAAAGTCAAGTAGAAGTCAAAGTTTTCCTCAATACGGAAATACCGGAAGAAGAAATTCTTTCCATTAAAAACAATATAGCCGGCATTGAAGAAATCAAAAGAGTAACACATATTACAAAAGAACAAGGCATAGCTGAACTGAGAGAAAAAATCGGTGATCCATTGGAAGGATATGATGGGGAAGATAATCCACTCCCAGATTCCTTCGTCGTTGAAGTATATAATTCAAGAGAAGTAAAAACCGCTGCTGAAAAAATTGAAAAGTTGTATGAGGGTGAATTCATAACGATTGAGAGAGCCGTCTCTGAAGGAGTAGCACAAACAGAAGAAGAGAATACGACTGATGGGCAAAGTACACCCGAAGGGCAAACTTCAACAGAAAACACGACAGATGAACAGGGAATCCAAGAAGATCAATTGGTAGAAGAAATACAAATTCCAGTCATAGAAAGTGTGAAGTATGGACAAGGATATGTAGAAAATTTACACAAAATCACCAGTACAATCCGCAACATTGGTTTCATTATTGTTATCGGTTTAGTATTTACAGCGATGTTTTTGATCGCAAATACGATTAAACTTACGATTATGGCAAGAAGTAATGAAATCGGGATTATGAAACTAGTAGGAGCAACCAATCAATTTATTCGCTGGCCATTTTTTGTAGAAGGGGCTGTTATTGGATTCATAGGTTCATTCATTCCAAGTGCTGTTCTATATTTTGGATATGCTGAACTAGTAGAAAGAAGTCAGTTGCAGCTTGGTATTCTAGGAATGGAAATGATACCTCAAAATGAGGCCACACCAAATATATTACTTGCATTGTTTGTAATCGGTGTAGTCATTGGCGTTTTTGGAAGTGTTTTATCTGTAAGAAAACATTTGAAGGTGTAA
- the uvrA gene encoding excinuclease ABC subunit UvrA, producing MSKDHIVIKGARAHNLKNIDVSIPRDSFVVLTGLSGSGKSSLAFDTIYAEGQRRYVESLSAYARQFLGQMDKPDVDSIEGLSPAISIDQKTTSRNPRSTVGTVTEIYDYLRLLYARVGRPHCPKHGIEITSQTVEQMVDRILEYPHKTKLQILAPLVSGRKGEHVKLLEDIRKQGFVRVRVDGDIKDLSETIKLEKNKKHHIEVVIDRIVIKDQIQTRLADSIETALKLSEGQVIIDIIGQEELMFNSNLACPECGFSLEELSPRMFSFNSPYGACAECDGLGLKMIVDPDLLVPNKDKSISEGAFEAWAGSTSNYYPQFLAAVCAHFDIPMDVPVEKLSEEHMNTLLYGTGEEKVKFVYENDFGKRREAIVPFEGIINNLERRYRDTASNGIREHIEGFMSAKHCNKCKGQRLKPESLSVTINDKNIGYATSLSISEAYDFFDSLILTEKETKIAQLILKEINSRLGFLNNVGLDYLTLSRAAGTLSGGEAQRIRLATQIGSSLMGVLYILDEPSIGLHQRDNDRLLQTLKHMRDIGNTLVVVEHDEDTMKEADYIIDIGPGAGIHGGTIVSQGTPQQVMEDENSLTGNYLSGKKFIPVPVNRREPNGKWLEVKGAKENNLRNVNAKFPLGVFSCVTGVSGSGKSTLINEILYKTLARELHKASKVRPGKYKEMNGLEHLEKVVDINQSPIGRTPRSNPATYTGVFDDIRDVFAATSEAKVRGYKKGRFSFNVKGGRCEACRGDGIIKIEMHFLPDVYVPCEICKGKRYNRETLEVKYKGKNISDILDMTIEDACEFFKNIPRIQRKLQTLLDVGLGYMDLGQPATTLSGGEAQRVKLASELYRRSTGKTIYILDEPTTGLHVHDIDRLLKVLHRLVDNGDSVLVIEHNLDVIKTADYIIDLGPEGGKGGGQIIASGSPEELIKVKKSYTGKYLAPILKRDTGRTTSNECIDVSESVVL from the coding sequence ATGTCAAAGGATCATATCGTAATTAAAGGAGCACGTGCTCATAATTTAAAAAATATAGATGTATCGATTCCTAGAGATAGCTTCGTTGTACTTACTGGATTAAGTGGTTCAGGGAAATCCTCGTTAGCTTTTGATACGATATATGCTGAAGGACAAAGAAGATACGTTGAATCATTGTCTGCATATGCAAGACAGTTTCTAGGGCAGATGGATAAACCGGATGTAGATTCAATTGAAGGATTGTCTCCGGCTATTTCTATTGATCAAAAAACAACCAGTCGTAATCCGAGGTCTACAGTAGGAACGGTTACTGAAATTTATGATTATCTTCGTTTGTTATACGCACGTGTTGGTAGACCTCATTGCCCCAAACATGGAATTGAAATTACTTCTCAGACAGTAGAGCAAATGGTAGATCGAATATTAGAATACCCTCATAAAACCAAACTGCAAATATTAGCTCCCCTTGTATCAGGTCGTAAGGGTGAGCATGTTAAGTTATTGGAAGATATTCGTAAACAAGGGTTTGTACGTGTACGTGTTGACGGCGATATCAAAGATTTATCTGAAACAATCAAGTTAGAAAAAAATAAAAAACATCATATTGAGGTCGTCATTGATCGCATTGTGATCAAAGATCAAATTCAAACAAGACTGGCAGACTCTATTGAAACAGCTTTGAAATTATCCGAAGGACAGGTCATCATTGATATCATTGGTCAAGAAGAATTGATGTTTAATTCGAATCTCGCTTGTCCAGAGTGTGGATTTAGTTTAGAAGAATTGTCTCCACGAATGTTTTCATTTAATAGTCCTTATGGTGCATGTGCTGAATGTGATGGATTAGGATTAAAAATGATTGTGGATCCAGACCTATTAGTTCCCAATAAAGATAAATCAATTAGTGAAGGTGCATTTGAAGCTTGGGCTGGCAGTACTTCTAATTATTATCCTCAATTTTTAGCTGCTGTATGTGCACATTTTGACATTCCGATGGATGTACCTGTAGAAAAGCTTTCAGAAGAACATATGAACACGTTGTTATACGGAACAGGTGAGGAAAAAGTTAAATTTGTTTATGAAAATGATTTTGGAAAACGTCGGGAAGCGATCGTTCCATTTGAAGGGATTATTAATAATTTAGAGCGAAGGTATAGAGATACAGCTTCCAATGGGATTCGTGAACATATTGAAGGTTTTATGAGTGCGAAACACTGTAATAAGTGTAAAGGACAACGTTTAAAACCTGAAAGCTTGTCTGTTACGATTAATGACAAAAACATTGGTTATGCAACGAGCCTATCCATAAGCGAAGCCTATGATTTCTTTGATTCTTTAATATTGACGGAAAAAGAAACGAAAATTGCTCAGTTGATTTTAAAAGAAATTAACTCGAGATTAGGTTTTCTTAACAATGTAGGATTAGATTATTTAACCTTAAGCAGAGCTGCAGGTACGTTATCTGGTGGTGAAGCACAACGGATTCGTTTAGCCACACAAATAGGATCAAGTTTGATGGGTGTTTTATATATATTAGATGAACCGAGTATCGGATTACATCAGAGAGATAATGATCGATTATTACAAACTTTAAAACATATGCGTGATATAGGGAATACACTTGTTGTTGTTGAACATGATGAAGATACGATGAAGGAAGCCGATTATATTATTGATATCGGACCAGGAGCAGGTATACATGGTGGGACAATCGTTTCACAAGGTACACCTCAGCAAGTGATGGAAGATGAGAATTCTTTAACTGGGAATTACTTAAGTGGTAAAAAATTCATTCCGGTTCCCGTAAATAGAAGAGAACCAAATGGAAAATGGTTAGAAGTAAAAGGAGCAAAGGAAAACAACTTGAGAAATGTAAATGCCAAATTTCCACTAGGTGTGTTCAGTTGCGTAACGGGAGTTTCAGGATCTGGAAAAAGTACATTAATTAACGAAATCCTGTATAAAACATTAGCAAGAGAGTTACACAAGGCGAGTAAAGTGAGACCAGGAAAATATAAAGAAATGAATGGTCTAGAGCATTTAGAAAAGGTTGTTGATATTAATCAATCTCCAATCGGAAGAACCCCGAGATCAAATCCAGCAACTTATACAGGGGTATTTGATGATATAAGAGATGTGTTTGCTGCTACTTCAGAAGCGAAGGTAAGAGGCTATAAAAAAGGAAGATTCAGTTTTAATGTGAAGGGCGGGCGTTGTGAAGCTTGTCGCGGTGACGGAATTATTAAAATTGAAATGCACTTTTTACCTGACGTTTATGTTCCATGTGAAATATGTAAAGGGAAACGATACAATCGTGAAACGTTAGAAGTGAAGTACAAGGGGAAAAATATATCTGACATTTTGGATATGACCATAGAGGATGCATGTGAGTTCTTTAAAAATATTCCTAGAATCCAACGAAAATTACAAACCCTACTTGATGTAGGATTAGGATATATGGATTTAGGTCAACCAGCAACAACTCTTTCTGGGGGGGAAGCCCAAAGGGTAAAACTTGCCTCTGAATTATACAGAAGAAGTACTGGGAAAACCATTTATATATTAGATGAACCAACAACAGGTTTACATGTACATGATATTGATCGTTTGTTAAAAGTATTACATCGATTAGTCGATAATGGGGATAGTGTGTTGGTCATTGAACACAACTTGGATGTCATTAAAACAGCGGATTATATTATCGATTTAGGACCTGAAGGTGGAAAAGGTGGAGGGCAAATCATCGCTTCTGGATCACCTGAAGAACTTATTAAAGTGAAAAAGTCTTATACAGGGAAGTATCTAGCACCTATCTTGAAAAGAGATACAGGTCGGACAACAAGTAATGAATGTATAGATGTGAGTGAAAGTGTTGTTTTATAA
- a CDS encoding S41 family peptidase: MVLKRRTVILLIIFSMMIGAVLSIAIVNWSISIFAEQDETGQEVLKEETEDVTGFTETDLKKMSTVFEIIENAYYKEMDKTEIIDGAIRGMLTSLDDPYSVYFDAEQSKMFREAVNSSISGIGAEVTMEDNRVTVVSPIKDSPADEAGIRAKDQIISVNGESLEGLTLNDAVLKIRGPKGTQAKLKILRPGFNEPIEIIVVRNKIDLETIQSEMLENNIGYIEIKQFAEQTAERFHEDLEQLESDGMSSLIIDVRNNPGGYLNVAIDLLDPLLEKGTVLVYEEDREGNRKEHISKSDGKPYSIVVLTNSGSASASEILAGAIMESDKGIIVGETTFGKGTVQKTFSSGVDDGSELKVTVAKWLTSSGAFIHEVGIEPDYKVEQPAFFTVAPLPKDKVLALESVGESVKTLQIMLEGLGFKTERNDGFFDVKTEVALKNFQAENGILVTGKLDEATANEMEKQIIEKFRDPKNDSQLQKAIEVLSGS; encoded by the coding sequence ATGGTTTTAAAACGCCGTACGGTTATATTATTAATCATCTTTTCGATGATGATTGGAGCTGTGCTATCGATTGCGATTGTGAATTGGAGCATTTCCATTTTTGCTGAACAAGATGAAACAGGACAAGAAGTATTAAAAGAAGAGACAGAGGACGTCACCGGTTTTACAGAAACGGATCTAAAAAAGATGTCAACCGTATTTGAAATTATTGAAAACGCATATTACAAAGAAATGGATAAAACTGAAATTATAGATGGTGCAATTCGAGGGATGCTTACTTCCCTTGACGACCCATATTCAGTATATTTTGATGCAGAGCAATCTAAAATGTTTCGAGAAGCGGTTAATTCATCCATTTCTGGGATTGGTGCCGAAGTGACGATGGAAGATAATAGGGTGACTGTGGTTTCACCGATAAAGGATTCTCCAGCAGATGAGGCTGGCATTCGTGCTAAGGATCAGATTATTTCTGTGAATGGAGAAAGTTTAGAAGGATTAACTTTGAATGATGCGGTTTTAAAAATTAGAGGTCCAAAAGGAACGCAAGCGAAGCTGAAAATACTAAGACCGGGATTCAACGAGCCGATTGAAATTATTGTTGTTCGTAATAAGATTGATTTGGAAACGATTCAATCTGAAATGTTAGAAAATAATATAGGTTACATTGAAATCAAGCAATTTGCCGAACAAACAGCAGAACGATTCCATGAAGACTTAGAACAATTAGAAAGTGATGGGATGTCATCTTTAATCATAGATGTACGTAACAATCCAGGTGGTTATTTGAATGTAGCTATTGATTTATTGGATCCATTGCTAGAAAAGGGAACAGTGCTCGTATACGAAGAAGATCGTGAAGGAAATCGTAAAGAACATATTTCCAAGTCAGATGGAAAACCTTACTCCATCGTTGTACTAACGAACAGTGGAAGTGCTAGTGCTTCAGAGATTTTAGCTGGAGCCATTATGGAATCTGACAAAGGTATCATCGTTGGTGAAACTACATTTGGAAAGGGAACAGTCCAAAAGACATTTTCTAGTGGTGTAGATGATGGCAGTGAGTTGAAAGTGACGGTTGCCAAATGGCTTACCTCTAGTGGAGCATTTATACATGAGGTAGGGATTGAACCTGATTATAAGGTTGAGCAACCAGCATTTTTCACTGTAGCTCCTTTGCCAAAAGATAAAGTTTTAGCGCTTGAATCAGTAGGTGAAAGTGTAAAAACATTACAGATTATGCTTGAGGGTTTAGGGTTTAAGACTGAAAGAAATGACGGATTTTTCGATGTAAAAACAGAAGTTGCCCTTAAAAATTTCCAAGCAGAGAACGGTATACTTGTTACAGGTAAATTAGATGAAGCGACAGCGAATGAAATGGAAAAACAAATTATTGAAAAATTTAGAGATCCAAAAAATGATTCACAATTACAAAAAGCGATTGAAGTATTAAGTGGGAGTTAA